A genomic region of Bactrocera dorsalis isolate Fly_Bdor chromosome 3, ASM2337382v1, whole genome shotgun sequence contains the following coding sequences:
- the LOC125777535 gene encoding uncharacterized protein LOC125777535, with product MTNIKQSPSEDNSEDRKPLQPTSNVIRPIQFNPDKPSLWIAQIEAQFRILGVVRDVDKFYHAVSILDTRHAAEVEDIIVDPPTSAPFTALKMALISRFSKSKEAKLQQLLEGEEIGDRTPSQLLRHLKALVPGVNEDVLKAKWLSALPKDTRAMLALQTNTTLENLGASADRLHEIIQGMHVSSVSKNTNNNNDADFAQQISDLTKQLAALSAVINKRKSRSNTRQHNKPRPRNQFQQRRLSSNGFCYYHSKYGKNAIRCKPGCTFSGNAVENL from the coding sequence ATGACCAACATAAAGCAGTCACCATCGGAAGACAATTCCGAAGACAGGAAACCTCTACAACCAACATCCAACGTCATTCGACCAATACAATTTAATCCTGACAAGCCATCGCTGTGGATCGCCCAAATCGAAGCACAGTTTAGGATTCTGGGAGTGGTAAGAGATGTTGACAAATTTTACCACGCGGTTTCCATCCTCGACACGCGACATGCGGCAGAAGTGGAAGACATCATTGTTGATCCTCCAACATCAGCACCTTTCACTGCACTCAAAATGGCACTAATTAGTCGTTTTTCTAAATCGAAAGAAGCGAAGCTGCAACAACTTCTCGAAGGTGAGGAGATTGGCGATCGCACACCATCACAACTCCTGCGCCATCTTAAAGCACTGGTTCCAGGAGTCAACGAAGATGTACTTAAAGCTAAATGGTTATCCGCTTTACCGAAGGACACTCGCGCCATGTTAGCATTGCAAACAAATACAACGCTGGAAAATTTAGGGGCTAGTGCAGACAGACTCCACGAGATCATACAAGGAATGCACGTTTCATCagtttccaaaaataccaacaacaataatgacgCAGACTTCGCACAACAAATATCTGACTTAACCAAACAGTTAGCAGCACTATCAGCCGTTATTAACAAACGGAAATCCAGATCAAATACACGACAGCATAACAAGCCGAGGCCACGTAACCAGTTCCAACAACGTAGACTGAGCTCTAACGGGTTTTGTTACTACCACTCGAAATACGGTAAAAACGCTATTCGGTGCAAACCAGGCTGCACATTTTCGGGAAACGCTGTAGAGAATCTCTAA